AGAGTCAAAAGTGACGTAACCAGAAACTGGGAGCATCGGAGCCTTAGGAGtaaaagaggcaggaaggggccTCTTGTGGTGTATTCCTGATGTCTTCTCTTCCTGTCTGACTCATGCCATCTGCCCTTACTCTAccatgtgagttcgaggccaacctggtctacaggacagccaagactacatagggATGtcgtcttaaaaaacaaaacaaacaaaagatgaatGTTGACTGGTTCCAGAATGGGCCCTGGGCATTTGAATGGAGCCTGGGAGAGAGGCCTACCTTTCCTCAGGAACTTGCCCTTTCTTTGGTCCATGATCTCGTTGGACAAAAGGCTGTAGTTGACCATGTTGCTCTGACTCATGAAGGAGAAGCTGCAGTGCTGGAGTATGACATCTTCCTCTTCTGGCCGCAGGGGGCGCTCCAGGAATTCACTTAACTTCTGGATGGTACGGCGGGGTTCCTGGACCCAGAAAGATAGCCAACCCAGAAGAATACATAGTTAAgacattaaaataatacaagtaggGACTAGAGAAATATCTCAGCTGTTAAGGATGAGTACAcactgctcttgtaaaggacccaaattcagtttccagcacccacatcaagcaactcacagctacctgtaactgtCGCGCCAAGGGATCCAATGCACAAGTatccacatagacacacatataagcacatgtttaaaaataaaagttataaaccAGGcttagtggctcatgcctttaatcccagcactcagcaggcagagtcaggtggatctctctgagttcgaggccagactggtctacatagggagttagttccaggacatccagaagtatatagagagaccctgtctcaatacccccagatatattttaaaaatttgtacagGTAATTAGAAATATGAACAACCATATTCAATTTAGTATTATCTGTTAAAGGAAGTAGCTGGAAACAGGATAAAATCCAACCAAGAAGGGGATTTATTTTAGCTATGTCTATATCATGGAATATTTTACTGTCATTAAGAATgcaaggggggctggagagctgtttCAGCACTTCAGAGAACTTCTTGTTTTTGCAGAGAaactaggttcaattcccagtacaccCACagcaattcacaactgtctgcaactccagttctaggagatctgacatcttctgacctctgagggcactaggattgtgtgtggtgcacagacatacatgtgggtaaaacatttacacacataaaaaataaggttaataaatctgaagaaaaaaaaagactacatagGGATccggttgtggtggtgcatgctgtcTTTAATCCCTCCATGGGGAAGGGAAAAACAagtagatctccgtgagttcaaggctaccctggtctatgtagcaattTCTAGGTCAgcaagaactacacagagaaaccctgcctcaaaaaactaacTAACGCTTTTTCCTTGGCACAGCCTGCGAGGTGGCTGCCATCTCCTTTGTGGCATCATGGCTGCCCTCCAGGCTCTGGTGAAGCCCAAGATTGTCAAAAAGAGGACCGAGAAGTTCATCCGGCACCAGTCAGACCATGATGTCAAAATTAAGCGAAACTGGCAGAAACCCAGAGGTACTGATGACAGGGTGCGGAGAAGATTCAAGGCCAGATCCTGATGCCCAACGTTGGTATGGGAGCAACAAGAAAACCAAGCACATGCTGCCTAGTGGTTTCTGGGAGTTTCTGGTCCACAATGTCAAGGAGCTGGAGGAGCTGCTGATGTGCACAAGTCTTACTGTGCTGAGATTGCTCACAGTGTTTCCTCCAATAACTGAGAAGCCATTGTAGAAAGAACAGCATAGCCGGCCATCAGAGTCACCAGTCCCAACGCCAGGCTATGCAGCGAAGAAAATAAGTAGATGGCTTGCGtgcatgttttatttgtgttaaataaaatcacaaaaactgaaaaaaaacaccaaaaaacaaaacaaaaaaactaatgacatgtgtgtatatgaaagcatacacacacatatacacacatatacacatagacatatatatctacatacaaacacacatacttatGCATATGGGAGTGCATGCTTTGGttggcagagctggagaggtggagtTGCTAAGGCCATTCTGGAGCCCAGAGGATTGTGGGTGGGTCCCCACCATCAGACTCTGAACGTGTTATACTGTTGGATTTTGGCTCGACTTTGATTTAATTGTGACTATGGTTTGATTCTTCCCTCTTCAAGATGCTTTGAACTTTGAAAGTGATTTTGGATGTTTTGAAGAGACTGAGCTTTGAATGTGAATCTCTAAAGACtaggactttttctttctttctttctttctttctttctttctttctttctttctttctttctttctttcttcaaaacagggttctctgtatatccttggctgtcctggaactcattctatagactaggctggccttaaactcacagagatccatttgcctctgtctccaccttctgagtgctgagattaaagacatacatcaccaccgcccggtaagaaaccctgtcttgggctcagaggttaagagcattgcctgctcttccaaaggtcctgagttcaattcccagcaaccacatggtggctcacaaccatctgtaatgagatctggtgccctcttctggcctgcaggcatatatacagacagaatattatatacataataaataaataaatatttaaaaaaagaaaccctgtcttgaaaaacaaaatacataaatagatagataaataaatgtcttaTTTTATATTGTGATTTGCTATTAATCTGAGATGTTTTGAATacataagaaaggaaaggttattaACAGTTTTGTTGTGTCAAGTTAACTAGGAGTCAATTGTTCTTGTGGCTTCTGTTAACTTGATGCAAACCTAGACatgtctgggaagagggaatgttGAGGAAGCTCCTTCATGAGACTGGCCTGCAGACTAAacagtattttcttgattaatgactgatgtaggagagcccagtccattgtggaaCACAGAAATCAAAGCCCAAAGAGACACAACCGGGGATTCCAGGCCAGGATGTTTGGTCTCAGTCCCTGTCAGATAATGTGGCCGAGTGGTGTCCAACCAGGTCCATACCACCAACTGTCAAGGATTGGAAGCAGGGTATAAAAATCTTGAAAACTGTACCtcaattattaatatatttttgtgtttagaGCACATTGTGTTTGGCACTCAGAGATGTCACATCTTTAAAGAATTTGATCAAGAAAAGCCTTGAAGATCGAGCTTTACTTTTTGCAGCAAAACTCATTCAGTTGGAAAGGCCCAAACCTCTACTGCTGCGAATCTATTTATGGTCGTCTTTGTTCTCCTTGTTTTAATGTCTTGAGGCCAAGCCAACGTTGTCTgcggggggtgagggtggggggcaAATGTGTACAGTTTCTAGGACCCAACAGAGCTTGGATTCCCAAAAATCCCTAAGCACACGCAGTCTCAACAGCTGGAGCCAGAGTTGCAGGCGTCTGAAAGGTCAGCCTTGTggatataatttaaaacatactGCGAAGAAGTGGATTTCATCTTGTTATTCTGAGTTAAAAATCTTGCTGTTTACACATAATATTGGAACAGCTCAGGGAACTCAAGGTTCTCCAGCATCACGCATCAAATTTGCTAGCTGTGCCAGGGTGGGCTGAGTAATCAGGCCTGTCTGTTCCGGGAGGAAGCACAGGGGCTGCTTGCTTATCTGAATTTTCAAATGCAGtcaaatacaaatcaaaaatTACTCTGATggataaacacaaaaataacagCAATAGATGGAAAATATAAGTTAAGGCAATGTGTGGGGACCAACGGGGAccagttctccccttctaccacaCGGGTTTCAGGGACTGAGCCGGTCCAACAAaagcctttatccactgagtcatctctctggctgggattaaaggtgtgcaccaccgctgcctggctatCACTGACCTTCAACTCACcaaacagaccaggctgaccGGCCAGTGAGCCGTGGGGAtctgactgtctctctctctctcccagcgtGTATCCCCATCCCTGACtttttgatgtgggttctggggatcaaacacatgtcctcacacacattCCAGGAGCACTTTCCTGACTTAGCTGTTTCCCCAGACCCACAATCTTAGAGTTCTAAATGTATATCTcagcctggagagatgtctccaaagttaagaacacttattgctcttgtagaggacctgggttcgaatcccagcacccacatggtgctagATGCTGCAACTGTCTattaacaccagttccagggatccagtgtcctcttctgacctccttgggtaccaggcacacacttggtacacagacatacatgaagatgaacactcatacacataagataaaaattaaaaattgcttgAATCTCCTACCAACAAGGCTCACAATGGCCGTTACTTCGGGGAAGCTGGAGAGTATCTGAATCAGGAGCAGCCAGAGATTGTGAAAACACAATATCGTTGGTAGTCCTGTCTTAGGAAAACAAGCTTCGCAGAATGTTCTGGAAGGGCTGGGGATGCCAGGGCTTTGACTGAGGAAGACTTGGCTGTAGGTGGCCTGTTGGTTATGGGGAAGGAGGGCCCACCTGGTGCAGCTCCTCATAGGTGACAAAGAGCAAATTTAGGTCCTTCTGGAGGCCCAGCCACCCCTTCACATGGTCGAACCAGGAACCGAAGAAGcctgaggaagacagaaagagagctgggacccaggaggaggagcaggggtgACCTCAGAGGTCGCTAGAACAAGGCGCAAAGCTGCCCACCAGCCCCGTGACAAGGAGGGGGCTCTGTGAGCCCCCTCAGTCCCCAAGACCCACCTGTACCCTCAAGAAACTCATCCACAAAGTCTTCGAAGGAGCTGGGGTCGGGCATGAAGCCTGCGATTCGGTGGAAGTGGTAGAAGGAAACAAGGGTGTCCTTGGGGTTCCGTGCCACGTACACCACCTGGCGGACAGAGTCCTGGTTCTCAGCGCTCTGAGGCCCAAGGCTTCCCCAGCTGCCATGACCTGACTTAGCTGAGCCCTGGACTCTGACTCCAGACTAGAAGTGTGGGTGGGAAGAGTCGCACAGTGTTGTCCTGGACTCCCCCAAAATGTAGTGATGAGTGGATGCCAGGCATGGCCACTGAGCAGCAGTAGGGAGAGTCCTGTATGGCTAGTGAGTGGGTAGCCCCTGGGGCATCTTttggtctctctttttcttttctttcttttcgtttccttctcttctctctcttccctccctccctccctccctccctccctccctccctccctccctcccttccttttttggtctatcgagacagggtttctctgtagctttggagcctgtcctagaacttgctctgaggctagtctcgaactcacaggaatccatctgtctctacctcctgagtgctggtattaaaggcatgtgccaccattgcccagctggtttctttttctaccttcctttttttttttttttgagacacggtttctctgtgtaacagccctagctgtcctggaactagctctatagaccaggctggcctcggactcacagagatccacctgcctctgcctcccaagtgctgggattaaaggtgtgcaccaccaccaccctgctggtttctttattgttacatttacattttttttgtcttgcagGGGGCACTGTTATTCACCCTTTCAGGTTCCAGGCAGCTGATGGCCACCATCACCCCACAGTAGGTAAGTGGTCCTTGCCTATCAAAGTTACGCCAATCTCCAGGTCTCCTGGACCTCTGTCTGCAAGACCTACTGGAGTTTCTTcagtctcccacccccaccaaggTAGGAAGGGACCTCTCTTCCCTAGAGTCAACCACTAAGtagtcaagatggaggactcTGCCGTTCACTACATCTGAACAACGAACCTGCCTGACCCACCCCATCCTCCCGCTTCTGACTTGGCTACACTACTGGCCTGGCAGAAGCTTCCTGCTGTATAGACCCCGCCTCTATGCCAGCCTAAGTCTGATGCTGATTCTACCCTCCCGTATTCCATGTCCTTCACCCCAAGACTTGAAGGCGAACTAAATCCTTTGGacccttgatggaggaaggtcattgattaaataaactgccttggccctgataggttaaaacataggtgggtggagtaaacagaagagaatgctgggaggaagaggaagtgagctcagactcgacagctctgctctggagcagagacaccatgctcccctctcccgggtagatgtgatagctctgctctctgaagcagacgcgatggagcaagccgccaggtcagacatgctgaatctttcccggtaagaccggtgctcacagattattagagatgggttgatcgggatatcagaattagccagtaagggctagagctaaagggccaagcggtgttttaaagaatacagtttccgtgtaattatttcaggtaaggCTAGCCGTGTGGGCGACCGGGTGCCAGAGACGCAGCCCCACcaactcttattactacagaccCTTTTGACCCCCAAAGCCTGACTCAGCTTTGGCTCTTGCGCAAACGCTGAGGCGCTGAAGGTGCCTGTTTCCTACCTTGACTTTGGACTTCATCAGAGCCGGGGCCAGGACTTTGGCACTCAGGTGAGAGGTGAACAGACGAGGCCAGGAACTTCTAAGCTCGTAAACGAGTTGGCTAAAGGAGACTTGCTCTATCCAAGGCACGCGGGCCCAGTTGGGGAGGTGGTGGATAGGCCACAGGTGGCCCTCACAGAAGATAAGGCTCAGCACTTGCTGCATCCATGTGGTACCTGCAGGACAAGGGGTAGGGGCAGGAGATGGGGGTGTGCCCACTTCTGCCTAAGACATTCCAGTTTTCCTTTTGTCCCTCGGAGTAACAGATGGATTGGGTGCATTGTTAGCAGTGTGATCAGGACGGCAAGGGTTCTGAGGCAAGCCTAGTCCCCCACCCTCACTGTACTACCTTCCACAGACCACAGAACCCAAACCTGGCCAGCTGATTCTCTGCCACTATAACGTGGTCCTTATTGCTATTTGAAACCTTAACcaatgacagggtctcactatgtagctctggctgtcctagtaCTCACTaggtagacaaggctggctttgaacccaagagttctgcctgcctctgcctcctgagtgctggaattaaaggcgtgcgtcaccactacctggcctttagtttttattgtctttatttctgcTAACATTCTGTGCAAGTAGGAGTTTTCCAGTCCCTCTCCTCTGCCGCAAATAGATAACTTCAATTTAGGGATTTTCTAAAGAGCCTGGGCCTTTTCCCCTTCggtcttctcccttcctccctttcctgggGTCCTATAGGTGGAACCCAGGGCTATGTATGAATTaagtaagtgctctaccattgcCAAACTCtagctcctttctcttttctttctacgCTTTCACTACGGAACTGCCTGCTTGTGGCACTGAAGGCTTTTCCTAGCGTGCACCTAAAATCTCTTCCACACATCTCactgtttttttgtgttttttttttgttatagtaGAATTCTAGTTTTTAGTATCAGTTTCTGTCTTCCAGCCCTAGCTTGTCACTAAAAAGCATGTTTGGGGTTGGGGATAGGCTCAAGGGTAGATCACTTGCCTAGCGTCATGAAGCCCTAGGTTTCAGTCCTtgctctgtagaaacaaaaaaaggaaagaaagaaagagaaaagaaaaaggtatgctttgggaaaaaaatcagagccCTGGAACCGGAGAAATAGcccaggagttaagagcactggctgctctttcagaggttgcggatttgattcccagaacccatatggaaGCTCACACCTGtttgtaattccaattccaggcctgtgacaacctcttctggcctctgcaggcaccaggcatgcatgcatcaTAAAGACAAACATGCAGAAAGTATCccatacataaaaaaaatcataaataaacttttttttaaataaaaaaaaagccagttgtCCTCATGTACCCCACAGCAGCAGTTTAGAGGtgaaagagcagagaaagccCTACGATAGCAGGGACAGAGACCAAGAGCAAGGAATGTGTAAAGGCTTTGTGGGAAGAGTGTTCCCGCCTCTGTGAAGACATGGGGGTGGACTGGGCAGATGGAGAATCCTCTGTCCTTTGACAGGATGTCTTGACAAAATAAACAGACCAGTTCTTCCATGCTAATCTGCAAATCAAACACAATTCCAATAAAAATACCCTCAGGTTTCTACAGAGTTAGACAAACTGATGCTGATTACACTGAAAAGAAACACATGGCAGCCAGGCCCAAGAACAACAGTGGCTCCCACGGGAAGCCCAGTAAGACACACAAGGGAGTCAGGAAAGTTAAGTTCAGAGCTACGGTCCAGCACAACCCCTCTGGGTCAACAGATAGCTGTCTGGTTAAACGCGGCGTGAGATCTTCACACCACACAGAAATAAACCAAGTGTGAACATTGCAAACAAACAGGCAGTTTCCTCTTTCGTTGTAAAATAATAtcgagctgggcggtggtggcacacgcctttactcccagcactcgggaggcagaggcaggtgaatctctgtgagttcaagaccagcctggtccacaaagtgagttccaggactggtttcatagctactgagaaaccctgtctttgaaaaaaaaaaatgctctgtaACAGAGGTTATGGGAACACATTCTCCCAgccttacatttttttctttcataaaatttattataaaaatgccT
Above is a window of Microtus pennsylvanicus isolate mMicPen1 chromosome 6, mMicPen1.hap1, whole genome shotgun sequence DNA encoding:
- the LOC142852586 gene encoding sulfotransferase 2B1-like isoform X2, with translation MQQVLSLIFCEGHLWPIHHLPNWARVPWIEQVSFSQLVYELRSSWPRLFTSHLSAKVLAPALMKSKVKVVYVARNPKDTLVSFYHFHRIAGFMPDPSSFEDFVDEFLEGTGFFGSWFDHVKGWLGLQKDLNLLFVTYEELHQEPRRTIQKLSEFLERPLRPEEEDVILQHCSFSFMSQSNMVNYSLLSNEIMDQRKGKFLRKGVVGDWREHFTPELNKKFNAVYQSKMGDSGLCLPWTMD
- the LOC142852586 gene encoding sulfotransferase 2B1-like isoform X1 yields the protein MNELMNTTVIFDGIRFPGFIHTLESLKAASAFQFQDKDVLLVTFPKSGTTWMQQVLSLIFCEGHLWPIHHLPNWARVPWIEQVSFSQLVYELRSSWPRLFTSHLSAKVLAPALMKSKVKVVYVARNPKDTLVSFYHFHRIAGFMPDPSSFEDFVDEFLEGTGFFGSWFDHVKGWLGLQKDLNLLFVTYEELHQEPRRTIQKLSEFLERPLRPEEEDVILQHCSFSFMSQSNMVNYSLLSNEIMDQRKGKFLRKGVVGDWREHFTPELNKKFNAVYQSKMGDSGLCLPWTMD